A genomic region of Paroedura picta isolate Pp20150507F chromosome 4, Ppicta_v3.0, whole genome shotgun sequence contains the following coding sequences:
- the F3 gene encoding tissue factor has translation MATATTAASGSSALLLCALLWQLLRPSSGNFNIPTAVNITWSSINFKTILEWGPKPSNFVYTVEIDGRQSDWRKTCVHSTKAECDVTYLLEDARDTYTARIYSEVPLRDNFDDPPYAVSPTFKPYRQTKIGRPTIKHFEQELDILKVVIEDPLTPYRFINSSFKSIRDIFGDELEYTLYYWKDKSTGRKEAKTESNEFKVNVDKGKNYCFYVQATILSRTENRKGEKSFDKCTSVDRESLDEFEAEGLIAIAAGAVGLLVLFIIICVVAYKCKKFKAAAREKENAPLNA, from the exons ATGGCGACGGCGACGACAGCAGCCTCCGGTAGCTCAGCGCTGCTCCTGTGCGCCCTGCTTTGGCAGCTACTGCGACCCAGCTCAG GCAACTTCAATATACCAACAGCAGTTAATATTACTTGGTCGTCAATCAATTTTAAGACAATACTAGAATGGGGGCCCAAGCCATCCAATTTTGTTTACACTGTTGAAATAGATGG ACGTCAATCAGATTGGAGGAAAACATGTGTTCATTCTACAAAGGCAGAATGTGACGTTACTTACCTGTTGGAAGATGCAAGAGATACTTACACTGCCCGAATATATTCTGAAGTGCCATTAAGAGACAATTTTGATGACCCTCCATATGCAGTCTCTCCAACATTCAAGCCTTATCGCCAAA CTAAGATTGGCAGGCCAACTATCAAACATTTTGAACAAGAACTTGACATTTTGAAAGTGGTGATAGAAGATCCATTAACACCCTACAGATTTATAAATTCAAGCTTTAAAAGCATAAGGGACATATTTGGAGATGAACTGGAATATACACTATACTACTGGAAAGACAAAAGTACAGGAAGG aAAGAAGCAAAGACAGAAAGCAATGAGTTTAAAGTCAACGTTGACAAAGGGAAGAATTACTGCTTCTATGTACAAGCTACTATTTTGTCACGTACAGAGAACCGTAAAGGTGAAAAAAGCTTTGACAAATGTACCAGCGTGGACAGAGAATCATTGGATG aGTTTGAGGCAGAAGGATTGATTGCAATAGCAGCTGGAGCAGTTGGACTCCtcgtattatttattattatatgtgtgGTGGCTTATAAATGTAAAAAGTTTAAAGCTGCTGCAAGGGAAAAAGAAAATGCACCACTGAATGcataa